One part of the Treponema peruense genome encodes these proteins:
- a CDS encoding type I restriction-modification system subunit M, with translation MITGEIKNKIDSIWDDFFSAGMSEYLTVIEQFSYLMFIHSLDEVENETEQYEKMSGEKKEHIFPEDKQKYRWHIFKTFEENELFTLMNKEIFPFIKKINANEESAFARYMKDAAFSIPSPQTLKAVITKLDELFENPEVQTRDMLGDIYEYVLSKMNSSGQVGMFRTPKQIRDMMVQLIRPQPMDKICDPACGTAGFLISSAEFIRDTYGNKMGDKEWEHYSKGLLTGFDTGSTMLKISAMNLLLHSIHEPHIAYQDSVSKNNEIEGEFDIILANPPFTGSVNKSTIAESLTNVCSTTKTELLFVALFIRMLKKGGRCACIVPDGVLFGSSNAHKALRKELVENHQLAAVISMPSGVFKPYAGVSTGILVFTKTGAGGTNDVWFYDMKADGYSLDDKRQPIEANDIPDIIKRFHNLEEEKNHKRTEQSFFVPKSEIVENGYDLSINKYKEVVYEKVEYPAPSVLIKEIKDLQNEISNDLSELEKMLGE, from the coding sequence ATGATTACTGGCGAAATAAAAAACAAAATAGATTCAATCTGGGACGACTTTTTCAGTGCAGGTATGAGCGAATATCTTACTGTCATCGAACAGTTTTCATACCTTATGTTCATCCACTCTCTTGATGAAGTTGAAAATGAAACTGAACAGTACGAAAAAATGTCAGGTGAAAAAAAAGAACACATTTTCCCGGAAGATAAGCAGAAATATCGTTGGCACATTTTTAAGACATTCGAAGAAAACGAACTCTTTACTTTGATGAACAAAGAGATTTTCCCATTCATCAAAAAAATCAACGCAAACGAAGAAAGCGCATTTGCCCGCTACATGAAAGATGCAGCATTCTCTATTCCAAGCCCGCAGACCTTAAAAGCCGTAATCACAAAGCTTGATGAACTTTTTGAAAATCCAGAAGTTCAGACCCGCGACATGCTTGGTGATATTTACGAATATGTCTTGAGCAAAATGAATTCCAGCGGACAGGTAGGAATGTTCCGCACACCAAAGCAGATTCGCGATATGATGGTTCAGCTTATCCGCCCTCAACCAATGGATAAAATTTGTGACCCTGCCTGCGGTACAGCCGGCTTCCTTATTTCAAGCGCTGAATTTATCCGTGATACTTACGGAAACAAAATGGGTGACAAGGAATGGGAGCATTATTCAAAAGGACTTCTTACAGGCTTTGACACAGGAAGTACAATGCTCAAAATCTCCGCAATGAACCTGCTTCTTCACTCAATCCACGAACCGCACATTGCATATCAGGACAGCGTAAGTAAAAATAACGAAATTGAAGGTGAATTCGATATTATTCTTGCAAATCCGCCGTTTACAGGAAGCGTAAATAAATCAACAATCGCAGAAAGTCTTACAAACGTATGTTCTACAACCAAAACAGAGCTTCTTTTTGTTGCCTTGTTTATCCGAATGCTCAAAAAAGGTGGCCGCTGTGCATGTATCGTTCCGGATGGAGTTTTGTTTGGTTCAAGCAATGCTCATAAAGCGCTACGTAAAGAGCTGGTAGAAAATCATCAGCTTGCAGCAGTTATCAGTATGCCAAGCGGAGTATTTAAGCCTTATGCCGGAGTAAGTACTGGTATTCTTGTTTTCACAAAAACAGGTGCAGGTGGAACTAATGATGTTTGGTTCTATGATATGAAAGCAGACGGCTACTCGCTTGATGATAAACGCCAGCCAATTGAAGCAAATGACATTCCAGATATCATCAAACGCTTTCACAATCTTGAAGAAGAAAAAAATCACAAACGAACAGAACAATCATTCTTCGTACCAAAATCAGAAATTGTAGAAAACGGATATGATTTAAGTATAAATAAATACAAAGAAGTTGTTTATGAAAAAGTAGAATATCCTGCTCCTAGTGTTTTAATAAAAGAAATAAAAGACTTGCAAAATGAAATTTCAAATGATTTGTCTGAATTAGAAAAAATGTTGGGAGAGTAA
- the pdxT gene encoding pyridoxal 5'-phosphate synthase glutaminase subunit PdxT yields the protein MRVAVLALQGAFIEHEAVCKRLGTECIELREKSDLDKNFDYLILPGGESTVQGKLLRELDMFEGLKKRIQDGMPVLATCAGLILLAQHSDDGRTNFATLPVSVKRNAYGRQLGSFYTSGDFAGIGNVPMTFIRAPAIESVSPDVQILARHENTIVAVKYKNQLAMAFHPELGGDDRIHKMFLEI from the coding sequence ATGAGAGTTGCAGTGCTTGCCCTTCAGGGGGCTTTTATAGAGCACGAGGCCGTATGCAAAAGGCTTGGCACGGAATGCATTGAACTGAGGGAAAAGTCCGATTTGGACAAAAACTTTGACTATCTGATTCTTCCTGGAGGAGAAAGCACCGTTCAGGGCAAGCTTCTAAGGGAACTGGATATGTTTGAAGGGTTAAAGAAAAGAATTCAGGACGGAATGCCTGTTCTTGCAACATGCGCAGGGCTTATTCTTCTTGCACAGCACAGTGACGACGGCAGAACCAATTTTGCCACGCTTCCTGTAAGTGTAAAAAGAAATGCTTACGGCCGCCAGCTGGGAAGTTTTTATACATCAGGTGATTTTGCCGGAATCGGTAATGTGCCCATGACATTTATACGTGCACCTGCAATAGAAAGTGTGTCGCCTGACGTGCAGATTCTTGCGCGGCATGAAAATACAATTGTAGCCGTAAAATACAAAAACCAGCTGGCAATGGCTTTTCATCCAGAGCTGGGCGGTGACGACCGCATACACAAAATGTTCCTTGAAATTTAA
- a CDS encoding DUF2442 domain-containing protein, which produces MYIKDGICYAGELVPEIEVASIKILDDGMMLVDFSTGETRLFDVTSLLDKGSAFAPLASEENRRTAKVTHGFVSWLDGEIDIAPETLYSESYKYTKEVYAQEF; this is translated from the coding sequence ATGTATATAAAAGACGGCATTTGTTATGCAGGAGAATTAGTTCCAGAAATTGAAGTTGCCTCTATAAAGATTCTTGATGACGGAATGATGCTGGTAGATTTTTCAACTGGAGAAACTCGGCTTTTTGATGTTACAAGTCTGCTTGATAAAGGTTCAGCCTTTGCGCCTCTTGCATCCGAAGAAAACCGCCGTACAGCAAAAGTAACGCATGGTTTTGTATCTTGGTTAGATGGTGAAATTGATATTGCACCAGAAACATTATATTCAGAAAGTTATAAATACACGAAAGAAGTTTATGCGCAGGAGTTTTAG
- a CDS encoding restriction endonuclease subunit S gives MNGKWQTVKLGDVCEIQSGGTPSRSKIEYWKDGNIPWVKIGDFSDKYISKTSELITQLGLENSSAKLFTKGTLLYSIFATLGEVSILNIDATTNQAIAGLKIKNNNQLDINYLFSYLKSIKDEVNRIGRGVAQNNINLGILKQFAIPLPPLETQQKIAAVLDKVQKIISESKATLEKYDTLIKSRFIEMFGDNSTENGKWNIEKIEDICTVTSSKRIYAEEQSTTGVPFLRISDLVSRINGNPINDLFIPNSKFKEFQTKGLVPSVNDILITSRGTLGLCYIIKPEDEFYFQDGMITWLAFKNHNKVLSVFIDWLFKSILKTKIDNETNGATVKYVSISDLKKLQIPVPPLELQNSFAAFVQQIDKSKFAVQKALEKAETLYKSLMQRYFA, from the coding sequence ATGAACGGAAAATGGCAAACGGTAAAACTTGGAGATGTGTGTGAAATACAATCAGGAGGAACTCCATCTCGAAGTAAAATTGAATATTGGAAAGATGGAAATATACCATGGGTAAAAATTGGTGATTTTTCAGATAAATATATCTCTAAAACATCAGAATTAATAACTCAATTGGGTTTAGAAAATTCTTCTGCAAAATTATTTACAAAAGGAACTCTATTATATTCAATTTTTGCAACTCTTGGTGAAGTTTCAATTTTAAATATTGATGCCACAACAAACCAAGCTATTGCAGGGTTAAAAATAAAAAATAACAACCAATTAGATATTAATTATCTGTTTTCATATTTAAAATCCATAAAAGATGAAGTAAATAGGATTGGACGAGGAGTGGCACAGAATAATATAAATCTTGGAATATTAAAGCAATTTGCAATCCCACTTCCTCCACTTGAAACACAACAAAAAATCGCCGCCGTTTTAGACAAAGTGCAAAAAATCATTTCAGAAAGCAAAGCCACCCTAGAAAAATACGACACTCTAATCAAATCCCGATTTATCGAGATGTTTGGGGATAATTCTACTGAAAACGGTAAATGGAATATTGAAAAAATAGAAGATATTTGCACAGTAACTTCAAGCAAACGGATTTATGCAGAAGAGCAAAGTACAACTGGAGTACCTTTTTTACGAATATCAGATTTAGTTTCCAGAATTAATGGAAATCCAATAAATGATCTTTTCATTCCAAATAGCAAATTCAAAGAGTTTCAGACAAAGGGACTTGTTCCTTCCGTAAATGATATATTAATTACATCAAGAGGAACGCTGGGACTTTGCTATATAATCAAACCTGAAGACGAATTCTATTTTCAAGATGGTATGATTACCTGGTTAGCTTTTAAAAATCATAATAAGGTTTTATCTGTTTTCATTGACTGGCTATTTAAGAGTATATTGAAAACAAAAATTGATAATGAAACAAATGGAGCTACCGTAAAATATGTTTCAATATCAGATTTGAAGAAACTTCAAATTCCTGTTCCTCCACTTGAACTCCAAAACTCCTTCGCCGCTTTCGTCCAACAAATCGACAAATCAAAATTTGCCGTGCAGAAGGCTCTGGAAAAAGCGGAGACTTTGTATAAATCGCTTATGCAGCGATATTTTGCGTAG
- a CDS encoding restriction endonuclease subunit S, translated as MFGDNSTENGKWNIEKIEDICTVTSSKRIYAEEQSTTGVPFLRISDLVSRINGNPINDLFIPNSKFKEFQTKGLVPSVNDILITSRGTLGLCYIIKPEDEFYFQDGMITWLAFKNHNKVLSVFIDWLFKSILKTKIDNETNGATVKYVSISDLKKLQIPVPPLELQNSFAAFVQQIDKSKFEMETIVKLCYTTLM; from the coding sequence ATGTTTGGGGATAATTCTACTGAAAACGGTAAATGGAATATTGAAAAAATAGAAGATATTTGCACAGTAACTTCAAGCAAACGGATTTATGCAGAAGAGCAAAGTACAACTGGAGTACCTTTTTTACGAATATCAGATTTAGTTTCCAGAATTAATGGAAATCCAATAAATGATCTTTTCATTCCAAATAGCAAATTCAAAGAGTTTCAGACAAAGGGACTTGTTCCTTCCGTAAATGATATATTAATTACATCAAGAGGAACGCTGGGACTTTGCTATATAATCAAACCTGAAGACGAATTCTATTTTCAAGATGGTATGATTACCTGGTTAGCTTTTAAAAATCATAATAAGGTTTTATCTGTTTTCATTGACTGGCTATTTAAGAGTATATTGAAAACAAAAATTGATAATGAAACAAATGGAGCTACCGTAAAATATGTTTCAATATCAGATTTGAAGAAACTTCAAATTCCTGTTCCTCCACTTGAACTCCAAAACTCCTTCGCCGCTTTCGTCCAGCAAATCGACAAATCAAAATTTGAAATGGAAACAATCGTAAAATTGTGCTATACTACCTTGATGTAG
- a CDS encoding formate/nitrite transporter family protein, producing the protein MFSEIKKSVASGLLITIGGCVYLTCNEYGLGWFGSILFSAGLFTICEYQFNLYTGKVGYIACNFKDTRYILLVLRILLVNLLTSFLMGILVGRYFPVVSGAAKKIYEAKLNCSLVKSFISAVFCGILMYLAVDTWKRGKKIGVFIYIPVFIMCGFDHSIANSFYNGAALGEHTFTLANAALTTVVILGNAAGGMIFPLLIKER; encoded by the coding sequence ATGTTTTCTGAGATAAAAAAATCTGTGGCGTCGGGACTGCTTATTACAATCGGCGGTTGCGTCTACCTTACGTGCAATGAATACGGACTGGGCTGGTTCGGTTCAATTCTGTTTTCTGCGGGACTTTTTACAATCTGCGAATATCAGTTCAACCTTTACACAGGAAAAGTCGGTTACATAGCATGCAATTTTAAAGACACACGCTACATTCTTCTTGTACTTAGAATTTTACTGGTAAATCTTCTTACCTCTTTTTTAATGGGAATTCTTGTAGGCAGATATTTTCCTGTAGTAAGCGGGGCTGCAAAAAAAATTTACGAAGCAAAACTAAACTGTTCACTTGTAAAAAGTTTTATTTCTGCCGTTTTCTGCGGAATACTCATGTATCTTGCCGTTGACACATGGAAGCGCGGCAAAAAAATTGGCGTGTTTATTTACATTCCGGTTTTCATAATGTGCGGCTTTGACCACTCCATTGCAAACTCTTTTTATAACGGAGCAGCCCTTGGGGAACATACATTTACTCTTGCAAATGCAGCCCTTACAACCGTGGTAATTCTTGGAAATGCCGCCGGCGGAATGATTTTCCCCCTGTTAATCAAAGAGCGCTAA
- the xerA gene encoding site-specific tyrosine recombinase/integron integrase — translation MKKTLINQIQMEMSGVLNNAQRQKLCKVLEHCFFNLDIVALDSQALNHGKDNVTLKEEFLSAKQVEGCSERSVNYYSSTLDNLIKSLVKPFNQIETEDLRVYLSEYQKKNNASKQTIDNIRRILSSFFTWLEDEDYILKSPVRRIHKIKTMKQVKETYSDEALERLRDNCKTIRDLALIDILASTGMRVGELVKLNRADVDFANRECVVLGKGSKERIVYFDARTKLHLQNYLNSRKDENEALFVSLLEPHNRLEIAGVEIMLRKLGRSLEINKVHPHKFRRTLATRAIDKGMPIEQVQKLLGHQKIDTTMEYAIVDQQNVKNSHKKYLS, via the coding sequence ATGAAAAAGACATTGATTAATCAAATCCAGATGGAAATGTCTGGTGTACTGAACAATGCTCAAAGACAGAAACTGTGTAAAGTCCTTGAGCATTGCTTTTTTAACTTGGATATCGTTGCTTTGGATTCTCAAGCACTGAATCACGGTAAAGACAACGTAACTTTGAAAGAAGAATTTCTTTCGGCTAAGCAAGTTGAAGGTTGTTCGGAACGTTCTGTAAACTATTATAGTTCAACTTTAGATAACCTGATAAAATCGCTTGTAAAACCATTTAACCAGATAGAAACAGAAGATTTACGTGTTTATTTAAGTGAGTACCAAAAGAAAAATAATGCTTCAAAGCAGACAATTGATAATATCCGTCGTATTCTTTCCAGCTTTTTTACTTGGCTTGAAGACGAAGACTATATTTTGAAAAGTCCCGTAAGAAGAATTCATAAGATTAAAACAATGAAGCAAGTAAAGGAGACTTATTCTGATGAAGCATTGGAAAGACTCCGGGATAACTGCAAAACGATTCGTGATTTAGCCCTTATTGATATACTTGCTTCTACAGGCATGCGTGTTGGCGAGCTTGTAAAACTTAACAGAGCTGATGTTGATTTTGCAAATCGTGAATGTGTTGTTCTTGGTAAAGGTTCCAAAGAAAGAATCGTATATTTTGATGCTAGAACAAAGCTGCATTTACAGAATTATTTGAATTCCAGAAAAGATGAAAATGAGGCTTTATTTGTAAGTTTGCTTGAACCTCATAACAGGCTTGAAATTGCAGGTGTTGAAATAATGCTTCGTAAATTAGGACGCAGCTTGGAAATAAATAAAGTGCATCCACATAAGTTCAGGCGTACTTTGGCTACCCGTGCAATCGATAAAGGCATGCCAATTGAGCAGGTTCAGAAGCTTTTGGGGCATCAAAAAATAGATACAACGATGGAATACGCTATAGTTGACCAGCAAAATGTAAAAAATTCACACAAAAAGTATCTGAGTTAA
- the add gene encoding adenosine deaminase, whose translation MNSKFKNLIELHLHIDGSVSPASARKLSQLSGIPVPEKDEDLKNALMCPPGCRSLNEYLSRFDLPCSLMQTQKCIESAVETLCLELKQLGLSYAELRFAPQKHCEKGLVQEDVIEAASSGIKNSHFNASLILCCMRGDKNRAQNIRTVELTKKYLGKNVCACDLAGAEALFPTQNFADVFALARKLEVPFTIHAGEACGPESVAAAVEMGASRIGHGINAARDEKVMELLAKKKIPVEWCPTSNINTCVAPSVKEMPVPKLMRSGIIVTVNSDNMSVSNTNIIHELQAAKEAFGWDDKTIEQLLQNARDCAFVRG comes from the coding sequence ATGAACAGCAAATTCAAAAATCTCATTGAACTTCACCTGCACATAGACGGTTCGGTTTCGCCTGCATCTGCAAGAAAACTTTCACAGCTTTCAGGAATTCCCGTTCCCGAAAAGGACGAGGACTTAAAAAATGCGCTCATGTGTCCGCCGGGATGTCGCAGCCTTAACGAATACCTTTCACGCTTTGACCTGCCCTGCTCGCTTATGCAGACACAAAAATGCATTGAGTCTGCCGTAGAGACGCTCTGCCTTGAATTAAAACAGCTGGGACTTTCCTATGCTGAACTCAGATTCGCGCCGCAAAAACACTGCGAAAAAGGTCTGGTACAGGAAGACGTCATTGAAGCGGCCTCATCCGGAATAAAAAACTCGCACTTTAACGCGTCACTTATTTTATGCTGCATGAGAGGAGACAAAAACCGCGCGCAGAATATCAGAACCGTGGAACTTACAAAAAAATATCTTGGCAAAAATGTCTGTGCCTGTGACCTTGCCGGAGCAGAAGCGCTCTTTCCTACACAAAATTTTGCAGATGTATTTGCCCTTGCCAGAAAACTTGAAGTTCCGTTTACAATACATGCAGGAGAAGCATGCGGTCCCGAAAGTGTGGCGGCGGCTGTAGAAATGGGGGCTTCACGCATTGGACACGGAATAAACGCGGCCCGTGATGAAAAAGTCATGGAACTTCTTGCAAAGAAAAAAATTCCGGTTGAATGGTGCCCAACCAGCAACATTAATACCTGCGTTGCGCCTTCAGTAAAAGAAATGCCCGTTCCAAAACTCATGCGCTCCGGAATAATTGTCACTGTAAATTCAGACAATATGTCGGTTTCAAACACAAACATAATACACGAACTGCAGGCTGCAAAAGAAGCATTCGGTTGGGACGACAAAACAATTGAACAGCTTCTGCAAAATGCCCGCGACTGCGCTTTTGTACGAGGGTAA
- a CDS encoding ABC transporter substrate-binding protein, producing the protein MKRVLTAVAATTMAVASVLTMASCSKKSEAGTVRYLNFKPEVAGIYQELAEAYEKETGVKVIVETAANNAYESTLMSKMATKEAPTLFQINGPRGYANWKDYCADLSNTELYKHLSDKSLAVTSGGKVYGIPYVVEGYGIIYNKALTDKYFALSNKAVNMASMDEVNNFAELKAVVEDMQKNAAALGIDGVFASTSLKAGEDWRWQTHLANLPVYYEFKNNNVDLASDATKKINFEYGDNYRNILDLYLNNSVVSRKTVGTKTVVDSMSEFALEKCVMVQNGNWAWGQIADVKGNKVLPENVKYLPIYTGVKGEEAQGLCIGTENFYAINSQASAADQKATADFIYWLYSSETGKNYVTNKLGFIAPFDTFKESERPTDPLAVEISKWMSKDGITSVAWNFTLFPSQKFKDDFGASLLKYAQETKDWADVKADVVSSWEKESNASM; encoded by the coding sequence ATGAAAAGAGTTTTGACAGCTGTGGCGGCTACGACAATGGCAGTTGCTTCGGTCCTTACAATGGCATCTTGCAGCAAGAAATCTGAAGCAGGAACTGTCCGCTATCTTAACTTTAAACCAGAGGTTGCAGGTATTTATCAGGAACTTGCAGAAGCCTATGAAAAGGAAACTGGTGTTAAGGTTATTGTTGAAACAGCGGCAAACAACGCCTATGAGTCAACCCTTATGTCAAAGATGGCAACAAAAGAAGCTCCTACTTTGTTCCAGATCAACGGACCAAGAGGATATGCAAACTGGAAGGACTATTGTGCAGACCTTTCAAACACAGAGCTTTACAAGCACCTTTCTGACAAATCACTCGCTGTTACTTCAGGCGGAAAAGTCTATGGAATTCCGTATGTAGTAGAAGGCTATGGAATTATTTACAACAAGGCACTTACAGACAAGTATTTTGCTCTTTCAAACAAGGCCGTAAACATGGCTTCTATGGATGAAGTAAACAACTTTGCAGAACTTAAGGCTGTTGTAGAAGATATGCAGAAGAATGCTGCAGCACTTGGAATTGACGGTGTATTCGCTTCTACATCACTCAAGGCAGGAGAAGACTGGAGATGGCAGACACACCTTGCAAACCTTCCTGTATACTATGAGTTCAAGAACAACAACGTAGACCTTGCTTCTGACGCTACAAAGAAAATTAACTTTGAGTACGGCGACAATTACAGGAACATTCTTGACCTTTATCTTAACAATTCTGTTGTAAGCAGAAAGACAGTAGGAACAAAGACTGTTGTAGATTCAATGTCTGAGTTTGCCCTCGAAAAGTGTGTAATGGTACAGAACGGAAACTGGGCATGGGGACAGATTGCCGATGTTAAGGGCAACAAGGTTCTTCCCGAGAACGTAAAGTATCTTCCAATCTATACAGGTGTTAAGGGGGAGGAAGCACAGGGTCTCTGCATCGGAACAGAAAACTTCTATGCAATCAACTCACAGGCTTCTGCTGCAGATCAGAAAGCAACTGCTGACTTTATCTACTGGCTCTATTCAAGCGAGACAGGAAAGAATTATGTAACAAACAAGCTGGGCTTTATTGCTCCGTTTGACACATTCAAAGAGTCAGAAAGACCAACAGATCCTCTCGCTGTAGAAATCAGCAAGTGGATGTCCAAAGACGGAATTACTTCTGTTGCATGGAACTTCACTCTGTTCCCGTCACAGAAATTCAAGGATGACTTTGGTGCATCTCTTCTTAAGTATGCTCAGGAAACAAAAGACTGGGCAGACGTCAAGGCAGATGTTGTTTCTTCATGGGAAAAGGAAAGCAACGCAAGCATGTAA
- a CDS encoding RNA-binding domain-containing protein — MTFAETETTELKQKFSDSLPKEIVAFLNTDGGTIYIGVDDSGKIQGVSNLDKTLKKIADILEFQILPDCRSFVELGTKFIEQKHIVTINVKKGENLYYIKKYGRSSQGCYVRIGSTTRSMTEEQITLTQNKYFDSKVKITEIESNIQTLTFQYLKLLLTEKGFSINENTFAQNFHLLTKSGSFNKMSELLADKNEFSIKVVRFKGKEKSDGIVMRNEYGEKCLIVAMKQAFDYCADVINETRISFEKGVRKDISLFDKTAFREAWFNACLHNNWADGTPPAIYIFTDRLEIISSGGLPVNLSKDDFFLGVSKPVNEELAKLFIRLDLMEQTGYGVPFVTKHYGKSAFEFLDFFLRVTIPFAFELESEPQSKPQSEPQSEPQKDSKIREKIINEIKKNPKITKEELSKKFELSLSTIKRKLSEMKDIVYFEGASKSGHWVVKDNE, encoded by the coding sequence ATGACTTTTGCAGAAACTGAAACAACAGAATTAAAACAGAAATTCTCAGACTCTTTGCCAAAAGAAATTGTTGCTTTTTTAAATACAGATGGTGGAACAATTTATATTGGAGTTGATGACAGTGGTAAAATTCAAGGTGTTTCAAATCTAGATAAAACCTTAAAAAAAATTGCCGATATTTTGGAATTTCAAATTTTACCAGATTGCCGCTCTTTTGTAGAACTTGGAACAAAATTTATTGAACAAAAACATATTGTTACCATTAATGTAAAAAAAGGAGAAAATCTTTATTATATAAAAAAATATGGAAGAAGTTCTCAAGGTTGTTATGTACGTATAGGTTCTACAACTCGTTCTATGACAGAGGAACAAATAACTTTAACTCAGAATAAGTATTTTGATTCAAAGGTTAAAATCACAGAAATTGAAAGCAATATACAAACTCTGACATTTCAATATTTAAAATTATTGCTTACAGAAAAAGGTTTTTCTATAAATGAAAATACATTTGCTCAAAATTTTCACCTTTTAACGAAGAGTGGAAGTTTTAACAAAATGTCAGAACTTTTAGCAGATAAAAATGAATTTTCTATAAAAGTTGTTCGTTTTAAGGGGAAAGAAAAGTCAGATGGAATTGTAATGCGTAACGAATATGGAGAAAAATGTCTAATTGTTGCCATGAAACAAGCCTTTGATTATTGTGCAGATGTGATAAATGAAACTCGTATAAGTTTTGAAAAAGGCGTTAGAAAAGACATATCTCTTTTTGATAAAACAGCTTTTCGTGAAGCATGGTTTAATGCTTGTTTGCATAATAATTGGGCAGATGGAACTCCACCGGCAATATATATTTTTACAGATCGACTAGAAATCATTTCTTCAGGAGGACTTCCTGTAAATCTTTCTAAAGATGATTTTTTTCTTGGTGTTTCTAAACCAGTAAACGAAGAACTTGCAAAACTTTTTATTCGTTTAGATTTGATGGAACAAACGGGTTATGGTGTTCCTTTTGTAACAAAGCACTATGGCAAATCTGCTTTTGAATTTCTAGATTTCTTTTTGCGCGTAACAATCCCTTTTGCCTTTGAGTTGGAAAGTGAACCCCAAAGTAAACCCCAAAGTGAACCCCAAAGTGAACCCCAAAAGGATTCAAAAATTAGGGAAAAAATCATAAATGAAATTAAGAAAAATCCAAAAATTACAAAAGAAGAACTTTCTAAAAAGTTTGAACTTTCTCTTTCAACAATAAAACGAAAACTTTCAGAGATGAAAGATATTGTTTACTTTGAAGGTGCAAGTAAATCAGGTCATTGGGTCGTAAAAGATAATGAGTAA
- the pdxS gene encoding pyridoxal 5'-phosphate synthase lyase subunit PdxS, which translates to MAEQRYELNKQLAQMLKGGVIMDVTTPEQAKIAEEAGACAVMALERIPADIRAAGGVSRMSDPKMIKGIQQAVSIPVMAKCRIGHFVEAQILEAIEIDYIDESEVLSPADDIYHINKNEFKVPFVCGAKDLGEALRRISEGASMIRTKGEPGTGDVVQAVRHMRKMNADIARLGSMRSDELFQAAKELGVPYELVRFVHDNKKLPVVNFAAGGVATPADAALMMQLGAEGVFVGSGIFKSGNPKKRAAAIVKAVTNFTDAKLIAELSEDLGEAMVGINEDEIALLMAERGK; encoded by the coding sequence ATGGCAGAACAGAGATATGAACTTAACAAACAGCTGGCCCAGATGCTTAAGGGCGGTGTTATAATGGATGTAACTACACCGGAACAGGCAAAAATTGCAGAAGAAGCAGGTGCGTGTGCGGTTATGGCACTTGAGCGCATTCCTGCAGATATACGTGCAGCTGGCGGTGTTTCAAGAATGAGTGACCCCAAAATGATTAAGGGAATTCAGCAGGCCGTTTCCATTCCGGTTATGGCAAAGTGCCGCATAGGACATTTTGTAGAAGCACAGATTCTTGAAGCAATTGAAATTGACTACATTGACGAAAGTGAAGTTCTTTCTCCTGCTGACGATATTTACCACATCAACAAGAATGAATTCAAAGTTCCGTTTGTGTGCGGTGCAAAAGATTTGGGTGAAGCCCTCAGAAGAATAAGTGAAGGTGCTTCCATGATAAGAACAAAGGGTGAACCGGGAACAGGTGATGTTGTTCAGGCTGTAAGACACATGCGCAAAATGAATGCAGATATAGCCCGCCTGGGTTCAATGAGATCTGACGAACTTTTCCAGGCTGCAAAGGAACTGGGTGTTCCGTACGAACTTGTGCGTTTTGTACATGACAACAAAAAGCTGCCGGTTGTAAATTTTGCTGCGGGCGGTGTTGCGACTCCGGCAGATGCGGCTCTTATGATGCAGCTCGGTGCAGAAGGCGTGTTTGTCGGTTCCGGAATATTCAAGTCTGGCAATCCAAAAAAGCGTGCGGCTGCAATCGTTAAGGCTGTAACAAACTTTACTGATGCAAAACTTATTGCAGAACTTTCTGAAGATTTGGGTGAAGCAATGGTTGGAATCAACGAAGACGAAATTGCCCTTCTTATGGCGGAGCGCGGAAAATGA
- a CDS encoding DUF4160 domain-containing protein has product MPELSRFEGMTIYMLFRDNKEHNKPHVHVYYGEYKAAIGIDGELLAGKLPARQLKMVTGWLALHEEEAYAAWNLAVSGEYFEKISPLK; this is encoded by the coding sequence ATGCCAGAGTTAAGCCGTTTTGAAGGAATGACAATTTACATGCTCTTTCGAGATAACAAAGAGCACAATAAGCCTCATGTTCATGTCTATTATGGCGAATATAAAGCTGCTATTGGCATAGATGGAGAATTATTAGCTGGAAAATTACCTGCAAGACAATTAAAGATGGTAACAGGTTGGCTTGCGCTACATGAGGAAGAAGCCTATGCCGCTTGGAATCTTGCAGTTAGCGGCGAATATTTTGAGAAAATTTCTCCGTTAAAATAA